The genomic interval GGTCGCACTTAGCCGCATGATCCTGCAGCAGATATGCGGATCATTACATTCAATTCTTGAGGAGAAGTCATGGCAGCACACTGCCAAGTGACCGGAGCCGAGCCGGGCTTTGGGCACAGCATTTCGCACTCGCACCGTCGCAACAAGCGTCGGTTCGATCCGAACATCCAGAAGAAGCGCTACTGGGTTCCGTCCCTGCGCCGTAATGTCACGCTGCAGCTTTCTGCAAAGGGCATCAAGACCATCGACGTACGCGGCATCGACGTAGTCGTCGCCGCCATCCTTGCTCGGGGAGTGAAGCTCTAATGGCTAAGGACAAGGACGTACGTCCGATCATCAAGCTCAAGTCGACTGCGGGCACGGGTTACACCTACGTGACGCGGAAGAACCGTCGTAACGACCCGGACCGCATGGTTCTGAAGAAGTACGATCCCAAGATCCGTCAGCACGTCGAATTCCGAGAGGAGCGCTAAACACATGGCTAAGAAGTCAATGATCGCAAAGAACGAACAGCGTAAAGTCATCGTTGAGCGTTACGCTGCAAAGCGCCTCGAACTGAAGAAGGCTCTGGTTGACCCCAACTCGACCGACGAAGTTCGCGAAGCAGCACGCCTCGGCCTGCAGAAGCTTCCCCGCAACGCGTCGCCCGTCCGTCTGCGTAACCGCGACATCATCGACGGCCGTCCCCGCGGTACCTTCCAGAAGTTCGGTATCTCCCGTGTTCGCTTCCGCGACATGGCTCACCGTGGTGAGCTCCCGGGCATCACCAAGTCTTCCTGGTAATTCAGTACCGCTGATTCCAACTGCTTGAGAAGGGCCGGCAACCATTTGGTTGCCGGCCCTTCTGCGTTTAAGGCTTGCGGTGATTGAGCCCCCGGGTTGATCGCGCTCTCCCGTTGATCGAGCCTCGTCTGGTGATCCAGCTTGTCGAGGTCCCGCGCAGTGTTGGCCCTTGTGCCGCAGCACACAGAACTCACGTACGACGGCGGCGCCCGAATTTGCGTGCCGATGCCGGCTTTGGGCCCGGAATGGCGGGGTTGGGGCCCCTTCCAGGGGTGGATTTGCGGTGGGGGTTGGGTGGGTGTATTGTTTTCTAAGTCGCCGCGAGGGGAACAGCGAAGAGCTGGTTACCGCGGGCGGCCAAACCCCCTAATTCAAGACCAAATGTTGGTTGTTCTTTTGAGCGCCTTTGTTTGGTGGGGATGTGTTTTCTGCTGGTGCGGGTCCTGGAATATGGATTTGCATCGGGGCGGGAAACCGGGTAAGTTTGAAAAGTTGCTCCGGAGCGATCCACGGCCGATTGGTTGTGGTGGTGCCGGGTGTGTCTGTTGTTTGAGAACTCAATAGTGTGCCAAGTTTGTTGATACCAATTTATTGTATTGAATT from Pseudarthrobacter sp. SSS035 carries:
- the rpmB gene encoding 50S ribosomal protein L28; translated protein: MAAHCQVTGAEPGFGHSISHSHRRNKRRFDPNIQKKRYWVPSLRRNVTLQLSAKGIKTIDVRGIDVVVAAILARGVKL
- the rpmG gene encoding 50S ribosomal protein L33 — encoded protein: MAKDKDVRPIIKLKSTAGTGYTYVTRKNRRNDPDRMVLKKYDPKIRQHVEFREER
- the rpsN gene encoding 30S ribosomal protein S14 — protein: MAKKSMIAKNEQRKVIVERYAAKRLELKKALVDPNSTDEVREAARLGLQKLPRNASPVRLRNRDIIDGRPRGTFQKFGISRVRFRDMAHRGELPGITKSSW